The DNA segment TCGCTCTAGAAATTAGAGTTTCGATAATAGCTCAAATATCTGAAAACTCTAAATCCCTCTAAAACTTTGTGAGATGATTCAAAAGTGAATTAGACAGTTAAGGAGACAATTGAAATATGGCACTTATTCGTTGGGAACCATTCCGAGAAATGGAAATTCTGCGTCGTCAAATGGATCAACTCTTTTCTGAAATGACAGCAGATGAGCGTAGTAACTCAGATATTTCTCCAGCACCGAGAACAGCCTGGGTTCCTGCCGTTGAACTGTCTGATCATGGTTCTGATTTGCTGTTAAGAGCTGAAATCCCTGGCGTGGAAAGTAAAGACCTAGATGTTCAAGTGACTCAAGATGCAGTCTCAATTTCTGGTGAGCATCGTTACCAACAAAGCACAAAGTCTAATGGAAATATGCGTTCAGAATTCCGTTATGGCAAATTCCAAAGAATAATTCCTCTACCCAGTAAAATTCAGCATCAACAAGTTCAGGCAGACCTCAAAGATGGAATATTAACTCTCAGTTTACCTAAAATGGAACCAGAAAAAAATAAGGTATTCAAAGTAAATTTTGGTCAAACCCAAGCAGCCACTACATCTATAGAGTCTACTGATGGTAAATAAAACCAGGAATCACATTAGAAGCATCTGTATTGGCTAAGTTTTGACATCAAGCCCAGCTACATATATCGGCTGGGTTTTTTGTTGTTTATGGGGAGTGGGGAGTGGGGAGTAGGGAGTGGGGAGTGGGGAGTGGGGAGTAGGGAGTGGGGAGTGGGAATAACCTTTTTGTGTTAAGTCAAGATTGTAAGCGCATAGCGCAGGCTACGCCAACAAAAATCAGATAGGAGTCCTATAGGTAAAACCCACCTGTGTGGGTTTCACAACCTTTACTTGCAAGCGGCGGATGATGGCGAATTACTCAACATTTGCTCCGGCTTTAGTACCTCCCAATTTTCCTTGAATTCTGCTCTTAGCGGCTTTAAATTGTGTCGCCATTTGCTCAGTTTGTTCATTACTCAAATTATTGCGAATAGCAGCAAACATTGTGCTTTCTTCTTGACGAATATGATCCCCCACAATATCCATCAAATTTCTGACTCTATCTTTAAATTCAGCCGCAGAAGGATTAATAGCGCGGATTTCTTCTAACAGCCGTTTCATTTGAGCTTGTTCGTCATAAAGTTCTTGGGTATCAGCTTCACCATAGAAAGAACGTACTCTGGGGTAAACTACTTCCTCTTCAGCTTCAGCATGAGCTGTTAAATCTTTGTAGATTTGTCCAAAATACTCTTGAATCTTTTGTGGATTGTTGCTTTGTAGTAGTTCTGTAAACAGAATATTTACCTTATTGTGATCCATGCGAATCACATCCTGGATATTCATATCCTTTTTATCACTGGTTTGGGTAACAGCGCTACCTACTGCGCCACTAAAGGCAGCGATCGCATCTTGAACTCGTCCCCAAATCCCTTGATCTACATCTTGTCCAGTCAGTTCACGCACACCCAAAACTTCTAAAATACCTTTGAGTTGCTCTTGGTGAGCGCGGTTTTCAAAGTTAACTGTATTTAAAGGGCTAATTGCCGCCATTACGTCAGCACCAACCTTTTGAGCAGCTTTGTGAATTGTCATACCAGACATAACTTGTTGATGCTTTAACAATTCATGCTGAAATATTTTTTCATAAAAACTCAATTCAGAGCCTTGCATCAATTGGCAGATTTTGTCGGACATTTCTTGCACTATTTGTTCTGGTTGTTGTTGGATACCATACTGAACCATGACAGTTTCCAGAACGCCTTGATTTTTTTGGTCATCTTCCAGCATTTTGCGGATGCGATCAGATATTTCGGCATCAGTTGATTCTCTTACAAACAATTGCTCGTTTTCGATGAGTAACTGTTGAATTAATTTCATATTTGCCAATTTTACGGCAATAGCATTTCTTTTTGTATCATCTAATGTGCTTACCATCTTCAGTTCTCCTCTGAAATCTCAAAAGTGTTCGTATTATTACTCTGTTTCAGAGTGACATACCATTTAGGTGAATTCCATCTTTCTTTTGAATGATCGCTTTCGGAACTCTAGATAGAATCTTGATTTATTTACCAACCATAAGTTTATGCTTCTACTTTGTGAAAGATTATTGTATAAACAAGACTCCATCGCCAGATAGATAAAAGTTTGAAAGAATTTTTCTAAATTGACTCAAGGACAATTAAATAAGAGTTGAAGTAATATAGCCGTTCCTAATCACATGAGGTATATCATAGTCCCCTCCTCGCTTGCCTACGGTGTACACACAAATTAAGGTAACTTTGAACTCCGGGTTTTACCCCCCTTAATCCCCCCTTATAAAGGGGGGAAACCGGAAAATCTAGTCCCCTCCCCTTTGCAAGGGGAGGTTTAGGGTGGGGTAATTCGAGGACTGGTAGTGATTCGATAACTTGTGTGTACACCGTAGTCTCGCTTGCTCCGGAGGGGGTTGGGTTCTTCTACCTCACTCAACTGATAAACGCTATATGCCAGATAATCCTGGACTCAAAAAGCAGGCATTTAATTAATCGGGATAATTAGTATGGATGTTGAAAATAATGCTGTTAAAACATCTGAATTAGGTAATAAAAATAGAAATGGGCAAATTAATCTTGCCAATTCAAGCTGATATTCAACCAATTTCTTTTAGCTAAAAATTAGGATATTCAATAATGGAAACTACAGGAACAGAGTCTAATTCTACACCGTTCCCAAATATCCCACCAATTATTGAAAGTGACGACAGAGAATATCGGGATAGTGGTGTACCCAGTACGGTAGCGATCGCGGGACACCCCTTACACCCCCTGACGATGATTTTTCCCATTGCGTTCTTAGCTGGTGCATTGGGAAGCGACTTCGGCTATTGGTTAACGCATGATTTTTTCTGGGCTAGAGCATCCCTATGGTTAATTGGACTGGGACTACTAGGAGGTATTATCGCCGCCATCACCGGGATGAGCGACTTTTTAAGAATTGAACGTGTTCGCAAGCGCACCGCCGGCTGGACGCATTTAATTCTAAATGTGGCGATTTTAGTCTTGACAGCCCTGAATTTGATTTTACGTCTAGGAAATCCTGAGTCACGAATATTACCGTGGGGATTCTTTCTGTCCCTAGTTGTGGGTACGCTAACTAGTATCACTGGCTGGTTTGGGGCTGAACTTTCCTATCGGCACAAAATTGGTGTAGTGGGTGCTGGTAGCAGAAGATATCCTTAAAATTTGCTGTATAAATCAGGCTAAAATTTTCTTGAGTTTTCAGCCTGAAAAAAATGTCCCAAAATCGCCAACCCAACAAATAATATATGTTATCCTCTGTGAGCTTATCGTTATCGCGATGGGCTTTTACTTTAAGTACTAACTTGGCGAGAATAAACCTAACTATGTGAATTAATGTAAAAATATGGTAATTTAGCCCTTAATTCAGGACTAAAGTCCTGACTACAAACCTTTAATTATTGATGACTACTTACTTATACTGGACTTAGCTATCAATGGTTAAATGATTATGGATATGCAATATTTTGGTGTCTATAGGAATCCGATTTGATCATTGTAAAAATCTAAGTATATGTAGGGTGTGTTATGGCTTTAGCCTAACGCACCGTCTTTGTGGGTCTTGGTGCCGTACTCTCCTCGATAATCAAATATGAGTCCTATACAAGCAATTGAATATGCAAAAAAGAGTTAAAGTTAAACCTAATTCCAAAGAGCAAAAAATTGAAGAACAAAATGATGGTAGTTGGACTATAAAATTAAAGTCTCCGCCAGTGGATGGTAAAGCTAATGAAGAGTTAATTAAACTATTAGCTAAAAAGTTTAATGTGCCAAAAGCTCATGTGAGAATTAAATCTGGTTTATCATCTCGGCAAAAACTGATTGAAATTGACATAGATATTTAGATTCTCAATTCTCATGTGTACTATTTTAGCAAACAAATAGAAAATTATACACGAGTATTTATTCGGCAAAATTTTTATCTTGTGTAATTCTAATATATCTAGGCTGAGATTTAACTCGTTCAATCCAAGCTTGGATAGCGGGGAATTTTGACAAATCAAATCCACCTTCATCAGCCACATGAGTATAGGCAAACAAGGCAATATCAGCAATTGTATAACGCTCATTGACAAAAAAGTTGTGCGTCCTTAAATGATTTTCCATAACTTTTAGTGCTGCATAACCAGGATCGCGTTTTTGCTTGATCTCTGGACTGTATTCCTCAGCTTTACCTAAAATAGAGATCCAAAATCTTGATGTAGCAATAAAAGGTTCATGGCTATATTGTTCAAAAAACAACCATTGCAACACTTGCGCTCTTGAAAAGCGATCATATGGTAAAAATTCTGTGCCTTCACTCAAATACATTAATATAGCATTTGATTCTGCTAAATATTTCCCAGTATTAACTTCCAAAACTGGTATTTTACCGTTGGGATTCTTACTAAAAAACTCTGGTGTGCGAGTCTCTCCTTTCAAAATATTCATGTCTATTCTCTCAAAGGGCATACCCATTTGTGTCAATAAAAGTCGGATCTTATAACCATTGCCTGACGGTAAGAAATCATACAAACGTAGAGTTTTCATGTCAAAAAATATAATAATGAATGTTGAGGTCAGTGAGGGGCTAAAATACAATATATTACAAACTAAAGTTGGGAGAACAGGATAATTTTTATGTATTTTCAGTATATGCGTACAAGGGAACAATTTCGAGAAAATAAAAAATAAGAGAAACAATACTATTATTGATTCCTTGTGTTGAAAATTTTAGGTTTCTTCAGTATGAAAAAATCAGAGTATGTGTGGAAGATTTAGTTTAAATCAGTCATCAGCGGCGATCGCTAATTTTTTTCGTATAGATAAAATTCCAGATTTAGCTGCTGAATATAACATTGCACCTACGCAAAGGGTGGCAACAGTCCTAAATAATGCTGAAACTAACCAGCGGGAATTTCAGCAGTTACGTTGGGGGTTAATACCCTCCTGGGCAAAAGATCCACGAATTGGTGTGAAGCTAATCAATGCCAGAGCAGAAACAGTTGCAGCAAAACCTGCATTTCGGTCAGCATTCAAGCAGCGACGCTGTTTAGTGCTAGCTGATGGTTTTTATGAGTGGAAACGACAAAATGGTAAAAAACAGCCGTTTTATTTTCGGCTCTTAAATGGACAGCCCTTTGGCTTTGCGGGATTATGGGAAAAATGGCAACCTCTACAGGGAAGGCCTGACGATGAGGAAATCATATCTTGTACAATTTTAACAACGGCAGCTAATGAATTAGTCCAACCAATTCATGATCGGATGCCAGTCATTTTGGCTCCACAAGATTACGATTTGTGGTTAAATCCCCAAATGCCAACAACAGAGCGACTACAGCAGTTATTGTGTCCATATCCCGCTCAAGTCATGACTGGTTACCCAGTTAGTAGCTTGGTGAACAACTCTCGACAGAATAGTTCTGAATGTATCATCCCTCTCAGTTAGGAAAAATCACCTTCTGAGAATATCTTTTAAAGCCATAGAAACAAATATGCCAAGAACCCAAAAAAACGATAATTTTGTTGACAAGTCCTTTACAGTGATGGCGGATCTGATCCTGAAACTTCTGCCAGCCAACAAAAAAGCTAAAGAAGCATTCGTCTACTACCGAGATGGAATGTCAGCGCAAGCAGAAGGAGAATATGCCGAAGCTTTAGATTACTACGAAGAAGCCCTCACACTAGAGGAAGACACTAACGATCGCAGCTATATTCACTATAATATGGGGCTAATCTATGCCAGTAATGGTGACCACGATACAGCGTTAAAGATGTATCACCAAGCCATTGAAATGAATCCACGTTTACCCCAAGCCTTGAATAACATCGCCGTGATTTACCATTATCAAGGGGAAAAGGCTAAAGAAGCTGGGGATAATGACGCTGGTGAAGCACTGTTTGACCAAGCCGCAGATTATTGGATTAGAGCTATTCGCATGGCTCCCAATAATTACATTGAAGCCCAAAACTGGTTAAAAACAACTGGACGTATGCAAATTGACATATTCTTTTAAATATGCGTAGTGGACTGACAAGCCTAAAATGAGGCAAAAAATTGTCGGTTGGGTTGACCAAACCAAACCCAACATCATTGGCAGCGTTGGGTTGCGCTGCGCTTAACCCAACCTACGTTTAATGTATGATTTGAAGCTTGTCACGCTAGTAGAGTGTGTGATGGATGTTAGTCTGACGCACCGAAAATCCAGGATGGTGCGTTGCGCTACGCGACAACACACCCTACAAAAAAGGATTTCGAGTTGTTTGATTATTTGTCTGTACACAGTAGCAGCGACGGAGGGGAGCAGGGTGGAGTTTTGTCCCCGAAATTGACCATAAGAAAGAAAATTAACTATTGAGTAACTATGATTGATCGCGAACAAGTTCACAAAGTAGCTCTTCTGGCTCGTTTAGAATTAACTTCAGAAGAAGAGGAGCAATTTACTACCCAACTGGGAAGTATTCTGGATTATATCGAACAATTGAATGAAGTTGATGTTAGTGATGTGCTGCCGACAACACGGGCAATTGATGTCAGTAATGTGACTCGAATAGATGAGTTACAACCATATCCTGAGCGAGAAGCCATCCTGAATGGTGCGCCTGAACAAGAAGGTGAGTTTTTCAAAGTACCCAAAATCCTCAATAGCAATGATTAGGGATATTTTCCGAAAAATGGGGCTTTATCGGCGCGGTGGTTCTGGTAAAAACCAGAGATAGCAAAATTTTTAGAGCCGTAGAAGTTTCAAAAAAGGAGAAATATATGGGTTTGGGAATCCTCAAAGATGGTCAGTGGGTATCAAGACGGGATCAAGAAGATGCACAAGGTAAATTTGTTCGCCCATCAACAACTTACCGTGATCAGATTACAGCAGATGGCTCTAGTGGTTTTAAGGCTGAACCGGGGCGCTATCATTTATATATTTCCTGGGCTTGTCCTTGGGCTTGTCGGACTGCAATTATTCGTCAATTAAAAGGACTAGAAGATGTCATTGGGCTATCTGTAGTTGGGGCGGAAATTGACCAAAATAGTTGGGAATTCACTGATGAAGTCGGGGCTATTCCTGATTCGGTAAATGGTACTCAGTATCTGTGGCAACTTTATCTGAAAGCTGATCCTAACTACAGTGGACGGGTAACAGTGCCAGTTTTATGGGATAAGCAAAAGGGGACAATTGTCAATAATGAATCCCGCGAAATCATCCGGATGTTTGATACGCAATTCAATGCTTTTGCTCAAGAAGATATCAACTTTTATCCCGAAAATTTACAAAACCTAATTGATCAGACGATTGATGCTATTTATCAACCGATCAATAATGGTGTATATCGGGCGGGATTTGCCACTTCTCAATCAGCTTATGATGAGGCGGTAACAGAGTTATTTGCAGCCCTTGATGACTGGGAAAATATATTAGGAAAACAGCGCTATCTCTGCGGGGATCAAGTTACTGAAGCTGACTGGTGTATGTTCACTACTTTGCTGCGTTTTGATGCTGTTTACTATGTGCATTTTAAATGCAACTTACGCCGAATGGTTGAGTATCCTAATTTGTGGAATTATCTCAAGGAACTCTATCAATTACCGGGTGTGAAGGAAACTTGTAATTTCGACCATATTAAACGGCACTATTACAGGAGTCATCCTAATGTTAACCCGACCCGGATTGTGCCGAAAGGCCCTGTGATTGATTTTGATGCTCCTCATAACCGGGATGAAGTGGTGAAAAAATAGCAGATTAAACCACAGATAGACACCTAGTACCGCAAGGCGGAAGTCAAAAGTCAAAAGTCAAAAGTCAAAAAGCTTATAAAATGGGCTTTTCATGGATTTTGAATGGTTTGTTTATTTACGCCGACTTGTACTAGGAATTATCTGTGTGTATCTGTGGTTAAAATTTATCCGGTGCGTTAGCTTGGGGCGTAGCACACCCTACTCAATCAGGAAGCACTTTTTTTAATGTGGCGGTGAAGTCGGGGTAGGAAATGGCTGCTGCTTCTGCACGGTGAATGGTGGTGATTCCAGTGGATACTAGAGATGCGATCGCTAGACTCATGGCAATGCGATGATCTGTATGGCTATCGACATCAGTACCTACTAAAGGCGTACCGCCAGTAATTTCCATACCGTCGGGTAATTCACTCACCTTTGCTCCCATTTTATTGAGTTGCTGCGCCATCACGGTAATGCGATCGCTTTCTTTAACTCGCAATTCCGCTGCATCCCGAATCACCGTTGTACCTTCGGCAAATACAGCCGCTACGGCTAAAATGGGAATCTCATCAATCATTCTGGGAATGATCTCCCCAGCAATGGTGCAGCTTTTTAACCGACTAGAACGCACTCTGATATCCGCGACTGGTTCCCCAGCTACTTCGCGCTGATTTTCTAGTTGAATATCCGCTCCCATGAGTTCTAAAGCTTCTAATATTCCAGTGCGGGTGGGATTAACACCAACATTTTCCACGACCAATTCCGAACCGGGAACAATCGCCCCAGCTACTAACCAAAAGGCGGCTGAACTGATATCCCCAGGAACAATGACTTTTTGTCCCCGCAGTTGCGCCGGTCCAATGACGGTGACGCTATTGGTGTCTGGATCAATACTGAGTTCTGCACCAAAAGCCCGTAACATTCGTTCGCTGTGGTCGCGAGAAAGGGCGGGTTCGGTGACGGTGGTTTTTCCGGCTGTTAATAAACCCGCAAGTAATATACAGGATTTAACTTGGGCGGAAGCGATGGGGGAATGGTAATGAGTCGGTTTGAGGGCTTGGCCTTGAATTGCTAAGGGTGCTAAAGAATTACCCTTACGTCCCCAAATTTCGGCTCCCATTTGTTGCAAAGGTTGAACTACACGGGACATAGGACGCGATCGCAAAGAACTATCCCCTGTGACCGTAAAAAACCGCCCTGGATGAGAAGCCAAAAGCCCTAACATCAGTCTAAGTGTAGTGCCAGAGTTGCCAGCATTCAACACATCCACTGGTTCTTGCAATTGTCCCAAACCAATACCCTGAACCTTGACTAATTCGGTGTTCAGTTCCGAAATTTGCGCCCCCATAGCTTGAAAACAGCTAGCAGTGCTGCGGGGGTCTTCGCCTAAAAGCAGCCCTTGGATCTCCGTTTCACCTTCAGCGATCGCACCTAACATTAAAGCCCGATGTGATATTGATTTATCACCTGGGACACGGATACAACCCTGTAAAGACAGCCCAGCGGAGGGTCGCTGGATAATTAACTTCTGAGAAAGGTCTTTTTGAGTTTCTACAGTTATGACAGAAGCCGACATGAGGTTACCTGGCTCTTAGATACACCGGAACACCGGAAGTTAGCCACGAGTGGACACTTCCTGCCTTGTATCCTATCGCTTTTTGTTCGCGGAAATTTGCCAAAATCGACCAATGTATATGATTAATGTGGGCTTAATACTTCTTTACTTTGCCAAGATCACTCTCAGGGGTCTTGTGTTTCTTGCAACTGTTACTGGATAATTTCGCGAAAAAAGTTTTATTTATAGCACCAGAGAAAGTGTTTAAATTTATAATCTTTTATTTATTTTTAGGTTGATTTATTGGGCTTACCAAATCAGCATGATCAGTTAATATTAAGGATGTTTGACCATTTACTGGCTGCTCCTGACTGTTAAAGATACTGGTGTTAATTTAACTTTGTTCCATAGCTTTTAGCCCCTATCGCTCCCATGCTGACCCATCACCGCAAACCCGTATGTTTATCACTTATTTCCACTGACCTGCCATTCTGGTCTGTTGTTGAGACTGCGGGGACACTGTATCAAAAAGATACTAATAGATTTCATTTACTGTTGACAGCACCGCCCCTAATTACTTGTGAACTGGCAAGTTCCCGGAATTCAGAAGAGATTATTCCGGAAAATCAGAGCAATTCTCCAGCCTCCAGCAGTCCCCGAATTCTGTGGGTGGAGATTTCCCCCTACCGAGTAATTATGACCATGCAAGGTAATGGTCAAGTTAGCTATCGCCATTTCTGGGAACAAGGCGTTTATGGTGTGAGCCGTTATTGGTTACCCGCTGAGTCATTGAAACCTCATAATCCCATTCGTTTACGAAATTTCACAAAAACTCTGTCACTGAACGGACACCACTTACCAGAGCATTTGCGGGTGGAATACGAATTATGGGCAGATAAAGTCCAGATGGGAAGCTACATCCTCAATCTGGAAATTAAACACTAACGCCGCCGCTACGCGGAAGTCAAAAGTCAAAAGTCAAAAGTCAAAAGTCAAAAATAAGTTTTTGACTTGGATATGATTAACCGAAATAACTGGGTTCGTTACCTGGTTTCCACTTAATATTGCAACCAATACTGGGCTGTTGTTCACTGGTAACGGGTTTATCTGCCAATACGGAGGCGATCGCAGCGCGTAAATCTGCCCCTGTTACAGGTTTACCATTGCTAGGACGGCTATCATCCAGTTGTCCCCGATAAGCTAGTTTACGTTCTGCGTCAAATATAAAAAAATCAGGTGTGCAAGCTGCTGTATAAGCTTTTGCTGTTTCTTGAGTTTCGTCGTAACACAAGGGAAACTTAAAATCAAGTTCTGCCGCCATTGCTTTTAAAGACTCTGGCGCATCATCTGGATATTTTTCGGCATCATTGGCGCTAATGGCCAAAATCCCTAAATCACTGGAGAGGTAATCTTTTCCTAGACGCGCTAATTCTGTTTGGATATGTTTGACAAATGGGCAGTGCTGACAAATGAACATGACCAATAATGCTTTTTGGTCAGCAAAAGTGGCAAGGGAAATTATTTTTCCAGATACCACTTCTGGTAGATGAAAATCTGGTGCTTGCGTGCCTAATGGCAACATTGTAGATGCAGTTAAAGCCATAGTTTACCCTGATCCTTTGCTCTCAAAACGGCTCTTGCTATCAATTACTGTCAAAATAACATGAAATTCTGCATAAAATTAAAGACGGGAAAATTCCCGTCTCTATATTTGTTAAATATTAAATATTAAATTGTCAAGATTAATTTTTACAGGCTAGCCAAAAGGCCGATGATGCCGTGTCCTGTGAATACTTCTAATGCTATCAGAGACACAAAACCAATCATTGCTAAACGACCGTTGAGTAATTCGGCGTAGGGAGTGAACCCGGTGCGATCGCCTTGCTCGTCTACATAAACCTTTGGTTCTATTGCAAAGTTGTTCATTAGACCTTGGTCATCAACAATAGCTGTATTGGTACGCATGTGGTTTTTCCTGTGTTCTGTGTGTATGTAAACAACTGTAACAAACTTATTAATTTTTGTAAAGTATCTGAGTCAACTTTTTGAAGATGAATTGAATAATGGGCAAATCTGCTTTTCGACTTGAGGGTGTTTTTCTCCCTTGTCCCTAGCAACCAAAGGGTTTGGAGGTTTTATGCGCTCCGCGCTCCTGAACGAGATATCATAGTGAATCTGGTTCACCAAGACGTTTCACCAACAGGTTGCAATTTATCAATGCATCGATTCCGAGTAGAGGTTATTGCCAAAACACCAAACCCGCAGCAAGTGGTTTATGCTGCGATGCACCAAGACTATAGCGATGGCTTTGTTTATGATGAGCGCGATTCTTGGCCTTCCGAGTCACAATGCGGCGAAATTATTGTCAGGCGACTTTTGGCAGGCGATCGCGGACACTATGGCTGCTTAGAGCATCCCCAAATTGTTTTCAACTGTGGTTATTTTCCCCACAGTGTGATGCAGCAGGCTCGTACACATCGGGTGGGTGTATCATTTGATGTACAATGCTTGTCGGCGGATACTGAAATTACTTTTGTTAACGGTGAGGGTGACACTAACGAGAAGCTCAAAAAAACAATTGGAGAATTATACGACACCTGGACTAACGGAGAAAAAGCAATCCGTCAAAGATCGATTCGGGGTAGGAATGGAGAAGCACCTGGTCAATATCGGCGCGATTGTAAACAACGTATTCGCAAAATGCCCTTGCGAGTTCTGAACGAAGAAACTGGCTTATTTGAAGTTGGGCATATTAAAGATGTAATGTGCAGTGGTCTTCAGCCTGTCTATCGAGTTACTTTGGAGGATGGAAAAACTTTAGACTGCACCGTTAATCATCGTCTATTTACGTCAGAAGGCTGGCAAAAAATGGGTGACGCAGTTGGTTTAGTCACTAATACTGATGGTACTGTCATCAAAATGACTAAGCCATCCTACTTGATGTGTAATGGTATAGCAGTATTAGGTAAAGAGCTGTACAGAAAATCTTATGATCCAATACTAGATACACAAAAAAAATTGCAGTCACATCCAGTCAAGGTTAAGAGTGTGGAATACCTTGGACAACAAATGACTTACGACTTAGAAGTAGAAGGTTCCTGGCATAATTTTGTTGCTAATGGAATTGTAGTTCATAACTCCTTCCGTTACACGGGAAACCAATTTATTGATGTAGTAGAAGGTAAAAAAGATATAGAAGATGTCTTTTACCTGCGTCCCGTTGGTTATTATGCTGATAGACAAGGTAAAAAATATCATTATTCACCAGAACAACGAGCCGCAGATTTAGCATGGTGTCTGGAAGCAGCCAAGCGTTACAAAGCTGATTTTGAGAGGGGAATGTCTGAGGAACACGCAAGAGGTAAAGTACCTTTTGACTATCGCCAACATTTTGTCGTCAGTTTCAATTTAAGGTCTTTCATGCACTTTTGTGACATGAGAAATAAGAAAGATGCTCAACTGGAAATTCAACAGTTGTGTGAAATGATGTGGCCTCATTTTGCCGATTGGACACCTGCGATCGCACAATGGTATGAGAAGCAGCGTCAAGGTAAGGCGCGGTTAGCTCCCTAAAATATTAATATTTTTAAACGCAGAGGGGCGCTAAGGTCACGCAAAGGTTCGCAGAGTTTTGTTCATCCCTCTGTTCCTTGGCGTTCTTGGCTTCTTGGCGGTTCGATAATCAACTCCATATTTATGTATTACTACCTTCATATTGCCGATTGGACACCCGCGATCGCACAATGGTATGAGAAGCAGCGTCAAGGTAAGGCGAGGTTAGCTCCCTAAAATATTAATATTTTTAAACGCAGAGGGGCGCTAACGTAACGCAAAGGTTCGCAGAGTTTTGATTATTCCTCTGTTTCTTGGCGTTCTACAGCCCTTGCGGGCATCGCTACGCGCACGCTACGCGAACGATAATCTTATTTCCCTTTCAACAAGGCTACAGGGAAGTGTTGGAGTGCATCACCAATTAACATGATTTTATCAGTATTGAGCATTTGACCAGTAATGGTATCTTGCCAAACTGAAGGCGCTGCTGGTGGTAAGTCAATATATGTATTATCCCAGACTTCCTGGTTGAGGGGATATTCTCCAGGTTGAATTAAGCTGGTGAAAAATCGGGGTGCAATGGTAATCATTGTCTGATGATTATAAATCCTGGCAAAGGCAATGATATGATTTGCAAACTTTCCTCTAGCTTCTAAAGGTAAATAGCTCCCTTGCTGAAAAACTGTTAAATTTTCTCTTCTCGTTTTTAAAGCTTGGGCAATGAGAAACATCTTTATTCTACCATCTTCTTTAGTTGCTAATAATTTATTTATTAATTTTAAAATATCAGTTTGGGCTTGTTGTTTAATGGCTTTGAGATGAGACTGGCGTAGTTCAAAATCAACGGGACGACGATTATCAGGGTCAACCATACTCAAAT comes from the Nodularia sp. NIES-3585 genome and includes:
- a CDS encoding Hsp20/alpha crystallin family protein is translated as MALIRWEPFREMEILRRQMDQLFSEMTADERSNSDISPAPRTAWVPAVELSDHGSDLLLRAEIPGVESKDLDVQVTQDAVSISGEHRYQQSTKSNGNMRSEFRYGKFQRIIPLPSKIQHQQVQADLKDGILTLSLPKMEPEKNKVFKVNFGQTQAATTSIESTDGK
- a CDS encoding hemerythrin domain-containing protein, producing the protein MVSTLDDTKRNAIAVKLANMKLIQQLLIENEQLFVRESTDAEISDRIRKMLEDDQKNQGVLETVMVQYGIQQQPEQIVQEMSDKICQLMQGSELSFYEKIFQHELLKHQQVMSGMTIHKAAQKVGADVMAAISPLNTVNFENRAHQEQLKGILEVLGVRELTGQDVDQGIWGRVQDAIAAFSGAVGSAVTQTSDKKDMNIQDVIRMDHNKVNILFTELLQSNNPQKIQEYFGQIYKDLTAHAEAEEEVVYPRVRSFYGEADTQELYDEQAQMKRLLEEIRAINPSAAEFKDRVRNLMDIVGDHIRQEESTMFAAIRNNLSNEQTEQMATQFKAAKSRIQGKLGGTKAGANVE
- a CDS encoding DUF2231 domain-containing protein, giving the protein METTGTESNSTPFPNIPPIIESDDREYRDSGVPSTVAIAGHPLHPLTMIFPIAFLAGALGSDFGYWLTHDFFWARASLWLIGLGLLGGIIAAITGMSDFLRIERVRKRTAGWTHLILNVAILVLTALNLILRLGNPESRILPWGFFLSLVVGTLTSITGWFGAELSYRHKIGVVGAGSRRYP
- a CDS encoding DUF167 domain-containing protein, with amino-acid sequence MQKRVKVKPNSKEQKIEEQNDGSWTIKLKSPPVDGKANEELIKLLAKKFNVPKAHVRIKSGLSSRQKLIEIDIDI
- a CDS encoding glutathione S-transferase family protein — encoded protein: MKTLRLYDFLPSGNGYKIRLLLTQMGMPFERIDMNILKGETRTPEFFSKNPNGKIPVLEVNTGKYLAESNAILMYLSEGTEFLPYDRFSRAQVLQWLFFEQYSHEPFIATSRFWISILGKAEEYSPEIKQKRDPGYAALKVMENHLRTHNFFVNERYTIADIALFAYTHVADEGGFDLSKFPAIQAWIERVKSQPRYIRITQDKNFAE
- a CDS encoding SOS response-associated peptidase; its protein translation is MCGRFSLNQSSAAIANFFRIDKIPDLAAEYNIAPTQRVATVLNNAETNQREFQQLRWGLIPSWAKDPRIGVKLINARAETVAAKPAFRSAFKQRRCLVLADGFYEWKRQNGKKQPFYFRLLNGQPFGFAGLWEKWQPLQGRPDDEEIISCTILTTAANELVQPIHDRMPVILAPQDYDLWLNPQMPTTERLQQLLCPYPAQVMTGYPVSSLVNNSRQNSSECIIPLS
- a CDS encoding photosystem I assembly protein Ycf3 yields the protein MPRTQKNDNFVDKSFTVMADLILKLLPANKKAKEAFVYYRDGMSAQAEGEYAEALDYYEEALTLEEDTNDRSYIHYNMGLIYASNGDHDTALKMYHQAIEMNPRLPQALNNIAVIYHYQGEKAKEAGDNDAGEALFDQAADYWIRAIRMAPNNYIEAQNWLKTTGRMQIDIFF
- the gatC gene encoding Asp-tRNA(Asn)/Glu-tRNA(Gln) amidotransferase subunit GatC, coding for MIDREQVHKVALLARLELTSEEEEQFTTQLGSILDYIEQLNEVDVSDVLPTTRAIDVSNVTRIDELQPYPEREAILNGAPEQEGEFFKVPKILNSND